A single region of the Buteo buteo chromosome 16, bButBut1.hap1.1, whole genome shotgun sequence genome encodes:
- the ADGRB2 gene encoding LOW QUALITY PROTEIN: adhesion G protein-coupled receptor B2 (The sequence of the model RefSeq protein was modified relative to this genomic sequence to represent the inferred CDS: inserted 1 base in 1 codon) gives MSVPFLTGLNSVDGDKRGTPGANTRGKPLIQXCGWIRRAQRGEKNRGKCHRMTAAGPLLLAVISSLLWLTRGFDPAPSACSALASGVLYGSFSLKDLFPTISSGCSWTLENPDPTKYSLYLRFNREEQVCTHFSPMVLPLDHYLANYTCDPRGEAASPPPARQRPEEEEEEEEAELELCEGAGPFTFLHFDKNFVQLCLAAEPEAAPRLLAPQALEFRFVEVLLINNNNSSQFTCSVLCRWLEECLQAPGARRCGFTHAGCSCQAESPPAPRRNGTRHAARTPAPPPAAADCCPTDLHSANANDFDLPEVPHGNAVEENQKVKTQWPRSADEPGVYMAQTGDPAAEEWSQWSVCSLTCGQGSQVRTRSCVSSPYGTLCSGLLRETRTCNNTATCPVHGVWEEWSPWSLCSVTCGRGSRTRTRRCVAPRHGGKACEGPELQAKSCNIASCPVEGQWLEWGAWSRCSVTCANGTQQRTRKCSVSAHGWAECRGAHADARECSNPTCPTDSKWGPWNHWSLCSKTCDTGWQRRFRMCEGTGVQGYPCEGTGEEVKTCNEKKCPAYHEMCKDEYVMLMTWKKTAAGEIIYNKCPPNATGSASRRCLLSPHGVAYWGVPSFARCISHEYRYLHLSLREHLAKGQRVLAGEGMSQVVRSLLELMARKTYYSGDLLFSVEILRNVTDTFKRATYTPSSEDVQRFFQVVSYMVDAENRDKWEDAQQVSPGSVHLMKVVEDFIHLVGDALKAFQSSLIVTDNLVISIQREPVSAVSSDINFPMKGRRGMKDWARSSEDKLFIPREVLSLASAETDESSHFVIGAVLYRTLGLILPPPRTPLAVTSKVLMVTVRPPTKPAEPLVLVELSHIINGTSHPQCVTWDYSRTDAGLGNWDTESCQTLETLPAHTKCQCRQLATFAVLAQLPRDLAMDPSGIPSVPLMIGCAVSCMALLTLLVIYAAFWRFIKSERSIILLNFCISILASNILILVGQSQMLSKGVCTMTAAFLHFFFLSSFCWVLTEAWQSYLAVIGRIRTRLVRKRFLCLGWGLPALVVAVSVGFTRTKGYGTASYCWLSLEGGLLYAFVGPAAVIVLVNMLVGIIVFNKLMSRDGISDKSKKQRAGSKPPPCGSLLLKCTKCGVVSSAAMTSATASSAMASLWSSCVVLPLLALTWMSAVLAMTDRRSILFQVLFAVFNSVQGFVIITVHGFLRREVQDVVKCQMGGCRSEENENSPDSCKNGQVQILTDFEKDVDLACQTVLFKEVNTCNPATITGTLSRISLDGDEDPKLNTTSEGGLGFSSLPGNIPPASILVQVPKMTPNVVAGLSELGEPPAQPLGLEAPGPVYLCTESSLRPLEYGWLRAPEPPRESDYMMLPRRTGSLKPFPREESTLGPGAEEGVPGGTGRPTAEGDAYPGFVAVDHINVNLNQPYGTVKAPYGLQFKQHPTVRQILASELSERSRTMPRTVPGSAMKVGSLERKRLRYSDLDFEKVMHTRKRHSELYHELNQKFHTLDRYRAPAAGSSKREKRWSVSSGGGEKGTANDAAGPEEQQPQAPAAPPKPWSTFKAMTLGSLPSAQRDRLELRCADWEGPCAGLDAADGDFQTEV, from the exons GGCAAATGCCATAGGATGACCGCTGCTGGTCCCCTCTTACTGGCTGTGATATCGTCTCTCCTGTGGCTCACGCGGGGCTTCGACCCGGCTCCCAGCGCCTGCTCCGCTCTGGCCTCCGGCGTCCTCTacggctccttctccctcaaggaCCTCTTCCCCACCATCTCCTCCGGCTGCTCCTGGACCCTGGAGAACCCCGACCCCACCAAGTACTCGCTCTACCTCCGCTTCAACCGGGAGGAGCAGGTCTGCACCCACTTCTCGCCCATGGTGCTGCCGCTCGACCACTACCTGGCCAACTACACCTGCGACCCCCGCGGCGAGGCCGCcagccccccgcccgcccgccagcggccggaggaggaggaagaggaggaggaagccgAGCTGGAGCTGTGCGAGGGCGCGGGGCCCTTCACTTTCCTCCATTTCGACAAGAACTTTGTGCAGCTGTGCCTGGCGGCCGAGCCCGAGGCGGCCCCCCGCCTCCTGGCCCCCCAAGCCCTGGAATTCCGTTTCGTGGAGGTGCTGCtcatcaacaacaacaactccAGCCAGTTCACCTGCAGCGTGCTCTGCCGCTGGCTGGAGGAGTGCCTGCAGGCTCCCGGCGCCCGCCGCTGCGGCTTCACCCACGCCGGTTGCAGCTGCCAGGCGGAGAGCCCCCCGGCACCCCGCCGCAACGGCACGCGGCACGCCGCCCGCacgcccgccccgccgcccgccgccgccgacTGCTGCCCCACCGACCTGCATTCTGCGAATGCCAACGATTTCGACCTGCCCGAGGTCCCGCACG GCAATGCGGTCGAGGAGAACCAGAAGGTGAAAACCCAGTGGCCACGGTCAGCGGACGAGCCAGGCGTCTACATGGCCCAAACAG GGGACCCGGCGGCGGAGGAATGGTCCCAGTGGAGCGTCTGCTCCCTGACGTGCGGGCAGGGATCCCAGGTGCGGACGCGCTCCTGCGTCTCCTCGCCCTACGGGACGCTGTGCAGCGGGCTGCTCCGGGAGACGCGGACCTGCAATAACACGGCTACCTGCCCAG TTCACGGCGTGTGGGAGGAGTGGTCCCCGTGGAGCCTGTGCTCGGTGACCTGCGGGCGAGGGTCCAGGACCAGGACGCGGCGGTGCGTGGCCCCGCGGCACGGAGGGAAAGCCTGCGAGGGCCCCGAGCTGCAGGCCAAGTCCTGCAATATCGCGAGCTGCCCGG TGGAAGGGCAGTGGCTGGAGTGGGGCGCCTGGAGCCGCTGCTCCGTCACCTGCGCCAACGGCACGCAGCAGCGGACGCGCAAGTGCAGCGTCTCGGCCCACGGCTGGGCCGAGTGCCGGGGGGCCCACGCCGACGCCCGGGAGTGCTCCAATCCCACCTGTCCCA CCGACAGCAAGTGGGGTCCCTGGAACCACTGGAGCCTCTGTTCCAAGACCTGCGACACCGGCTGGCAGCGCCGCTTCCGCATGTGCGAGGGCACCGGCGTGCAGGGCTACCCCTGCGAGGGCACCGGCGAGGAGGTGAAGACCTGCAACGAGAAGAAGTGCCCAG cCTACCACGAGATGTGCAAGGACGAGTACGTCATGCTGATGacctggaagaaaacagctgcCGGCGAGATCATCTACAACAAATGTCCCCCCAACGCCACGG GGTCCGCCAGCCGCCGGTGCCTGCTGAGCCCCCACGGGGTTGCCTACTGGGGTGTGCCCAGTTTCGCCCGCTGCATCTCCCACGAGTACCGATACTTGCATCTCTCA CTACGGGAGCACCTGGCCAAGGGGCAGCGGGTGCTGGCGGGCGAAGGCATGTCGCAGGTGGTGCGGAGCCTGCTGGAGCTCATGGCCCGCAAGACCTACTACAGCGGGGACCTGCTCTTCTCCGTGGAGATCCTGCGCAACGTCACCGACACCTTCAAGAGGGCCACCTACACCCCGTCCTCCGAGGACGTGCAG CGCTTCTTCCAGGTGGTGAGCTACATGGTGGACGCGGAGAACCGGGACAAGTGGGAGGATGCCCAGCAG GTCTCGCCTGGCTCTGTGCACCTGATGAAGGTGGTGGAGGACTTCATCCACCTGGTGGGGGACGCGCTGAAGGCTTTCCAGAGCTCCCTCATCGTCACCGACAACCTGG TGATCAGCATCCAGAGGGAGCCCGTCTCCGCCGTCTCCAGCGACATCAACTTCCCCATGAAGGGACGCCGGGGCATGAAGGATTGGGCCCGCAGCTCCGAGGACAAGCTCTtcatccccagggaggtgctCAGCCTCGCCTCTGCCG aaaCGGATGAGTCGTCCCACTTCGTCATCGGGGCCGTGCTGTACCGCACGCTGGGACTGATCCTGCCCCCGCCCAG GACCCCCCTGGCCGTCACCTCCAAGGTGCTGATGGTGACGGTGCGCCCGCCGACCAAGCCGGCGGAGCCCCTCGTCCTGGTGGAGCTCTCCCACATCATCAAC GGCACATCCCACCCGCAGTGCGTCACCTGGGACTACTCGAGGAC GGATGCTGGCTTGGGAAACTGGGACACGGAGAGCTGCCAAACCCTGGAGACCCTCCCAGCGCACACCAAATGCCAGTGCCGCCAGCTCGCCACCTTCGCCGTCCTCGCCCAGCTGCCCAGAGACCTG GCCATGGACCCCTCGGGCATCCCGTCGGTGCCGCTGATGATCGGCTGCGCCGTCTCTTGCATGGCCCTGCTGACCCTGCTGGTGATCTACGCTGCTTTCTGGAG GTTCATCAAGTCGGAGCGCTCCATCATCCTGCTCAATTTCTGCATCTCCATCCTGGCCTCCAACATCCTCATCCTCGTGGGCCAGTCTCAGATGCTCAGCAAG GGTGTTTGCACCATGACGGCCGCCTTCCTCCACTTCTTCTTCCTCTCGTCCTTCTGCTGGGTGCTGACGGAGGCCTGGCAGTCCTACCTGGCGGTGATCGGCCGGATCCGGACACGCCTGGTCAGGAAACGCTTCCTGTGCTTGGGATGGG GCTTGCCAGCCCTCGTGGTCGCAGTTTCCGTCGGCTTCACGCGGACCAAAGGCTACGGGACGGCGAGCTA ctgctggctctCGCTGGAGGGCGGTTTGCTCTACGCCTTCGTGGGACCCGCTGCTGTCATCGTGCTG GTGAACATGCTGGTCGGCATCATCGTGTTCAACAAGCTCATGTCCCGCGATGGCATTTCAGATAAGTCCAAAAAGCAGCGAGCTGG CTCCAAGCCCCCACCCTGcggcagcctgctgctgaaatgCACCAAGTGCGGCGTGGTGTCCAGCGCGGCCATGACCTCCGCCACCGCCAGCAGCGCCAT ggcaTCGCTGTGGAGCTCCTGCGTGGTCCTGCCTCTGCTGGCGCTGACCTGGATGTCGGCCGTGCTCGCCATGACCGACCGGCGCTCCATCCTCTTCCAGGTCCTCTTCGCCGTCTTCAACTCCGTCCAGGGCTTCGTCATCATCACCGTACACGGGTTCCTGCGCCGAGAG GTCCAGGACGTGGTGAAGTGTCAGatgggggggtgcaggagcgAGGAGAATGAAAACTCGCCCGACTCCTGCAAGAACGGGCAGGTGCAGATCCTG acAGATTTTGAAAAGGATGTTGACCTGGCGTGTCAGACAG TGCTGTTCAAGGAGGTGAACACCTGCAATCCCGCCACCATCACGGGCACCTTGTCCCGCATCTCCCTGGACGGGGACGAAGACCCCAAGCTCAACACCACCTCGGAGGGTGGCCTGGGTTTCTCCAGCCTGCCGGGAAACATCCCTCCCGCCAGCATCCTGGTCCAGGTCCCCAAGATGACGCCCAACGTGGTGGCAGGCTTGAGCGAGCTGGGCGAGCCGCCGGCGCAGCCGCTCGGCCTGGAAGCGCCGGGTCCCGTCTACCTGTGCACGGAGAGCAGCCTGCGGCCCCTGGAATACGGCTGGCTACGGGCCCCCGAACCCCCACGGGAAAGCGACTACATGATGCTCCCCCGCCGGACCGGCAGCCTCAAACCCTTCCCGCGGGAGGAGAGCACCCTCGGTCCCGGCGCCGAGGAGGGGGTGCCCGGCGGGACGGGGCGCCCGACGGCCGAGGGGGACGCCTACCCCGGCTTTGTGGCGGTGGATCACATCAACGTGAACTTGAACCAACCCTACGGGACGGTGAAAGCCCCTTACGGGCTCCAGTTCAAGCAGCACCCCACCGTGCGGCAGATCCTGGCCTCGGAGCTGTCGGAACGCAGCCGCACCATGCCCCGCACCGTCCCCGGCTCCGCCATGAAAGTGGGGTCCCTGGAG AGGAAGAGGTTGCGATACTCGGATCTGGACTTCGAG AAGGTGATGCACACGCGGAAACGCCACTCCGAGCTCTACCACGAGCTCAACCAGAAGTTTCACACGCTGGACCGGTACCGGGCTCCGGCTGCCGGCTCCTCCAAG CGAGAAAAGCGGTGGAGCGTCTCATCGGGCGGTGGGGAGAAGGGCACGGCCAAT GATGCGGCCGGCCCCGAGGAGCAGCAGCCGCAGGCACCGGCCGCGCCACCGAAACCGTGGAGCACGTTCAAGGCGATGACGCTGGGCTCCCTGCCCAGCGCCCAGCGGGACCGGCTGGAGCTGCGCTGTGCGGACTGGGAGGGCCCCTGCGCCGGCCTGGATGCGGCCGACGGTGACTTCCAGACAGAGGTGTGA